The sequence GGACCGCTAATTATTATCAGATGCGGTAGACCAGTAGCTGACCTGCTTCGGTTTCCTCTGATTCGCCACTAGTACGTGCCCAGTCCAGTTAATAACCTGTGTGGATCTTTAGCAAATGGTAAAAGGGGCATGGTGGGTGGTCAGCTGGACCTAGCGACCGACGTGGACGTAGGGACATCACGCACAGAGACGAGACAGGTGAAAGGAAGCTGCCATTGACATAGCGGGGAAAGGTGAAAGCAACCCTGGTATATGAGATCATGTCAAAAACATCAAGTATTGGGGCTCTTCGGTAGGCAGAGGCAGTTTACTCAGCGGCGCCGGCTGCTCATGCCTCAAGCTATGGTGGTTGTGGCTGCCTGTCACAGGAGTACTGTGTTAAACAGCAGCAGTTGCTTAAAAGAATCTTAAGATAATGCAGGCGCTGCTAAAGGCTGCACACAAGTTGGGCAGCAAGAGGCACCAACAACAACACCAGCCCACAGCTCCCCCGGCCCCCGCTTCCTTCTCCAGACCAACCAACCGTCGAAAAGGTCAACTTCCTGGCGGGTCCCGGTCCACACCAAACCCTATCCTGCGTTTCTCTTGTACGTACTACTAGTATTTTAGTACGTATCCTGTAATCTCACATGTGGTAAACCAGTGACCGTGACAGGTACGTACGTGTACTCTTCTGCTATCAAAGACTCGCAAGTCGTTTTCTCAGCCTCGGTGACGGTAGATGAAATCCGTTCTTCTTTATGCGGTGTCTGAAAGCACAACCATCTCATCTACCGTATTCACGTGGAGTCGTGGGTACCCCAAGTAAACAAACTTTAATGAATCATGCACTTATATCATTACTAGGTGCAACGGAAATATATAATAACATGACAAGTTATATATTTGTGTTTTATATTGTTATTAGAAATTGTTtcgtaatccatttgtgatcctagccatgtaTAAATTTTATTATCTTAATCTAGCTATTTCACCTCTACATAGTACAATGTCCGTGTGTTGCGATGGCATACAGTCATATTTAATGAGGCGGGGATATAGAATTGCTCATATGTTACTTTATATTCATGCTTAAAGTATTCAGGCATAACCGTGCACCACGGTATGCTGTGGACGACTACACTAAGGccttaaggagtagtagagatagagataTCTTAAGTCCAGGAACCCTGTTTGGAACGTTGGTTTTACTTCCGGTAGTTTCAGAAATTTAGAACTGACAAAATTGTAAATTATAACTCAAGTTCAGGAGCCCTTGTTAGGCTGTTAGCTACAACTACAAAATGACACTTGTGGATCAATATACTTCACAGAGGGAGAAAGAACTATCATGTGGAAATGTCATAAAGAACCATACACCACACAAATAAGTATAGAACTTAGACAACACACTGATGTGTAATTCAACGCCATCTTTTATATAGCATAACAATAATATAAGCAAGTAGCTCCAGCTCCATCTTTTGCATGCACTACAACTATGGTTAAACTGGCTTGTTCCGTAGCCTCCTTGCCGGATCAGGCTTCACAATTCTAAATTGGTCCAAAACCTCCATCGTTCTTGAGCTTACAAACTGAAGAAGAGAGATTAACAATTGTTCAGAGTGAAATGCCCAAATGGCCCTCTTTCTGAATTTTCTAGAATTTTCGTTATTCAATGCCCCACACCAATCTCCAAagtactaattcaaacatgtgaaaGGAGAGAAAATATTGCGAAAAGGAAATACAAAAACTGACCTGAACCAGCATATCACCTCTTGTGGCATGCACCCTGGCATACCCGAATTCTGAAACTCTTGATAAGCTCCACTTGTTCAACTGATATCAAGGCAAGATTTTGTTAACGAGCATGTACAGTATTGGATATCAATTTAAGGTTATGAACTTAAAAGTATATCTCAAATCTGAATGTTCATTGAATAATTATTACAAGAAATCTCATGTATACCATCTTAAAGATCAAGCACTACTTGCTTTGGACTACAAAAGACTTGTTACTATAGTTCTTACCACAATCCTAGGGAACTTGTCCAAGCTAAATCCTCCAGCTCTAACAGTGGCATGAACGGGTGCAGTATATTTGCATTTGTCATAAGTATCAATTCCACTTGCATCCTTCTTTGGCTTGCCTTTGCATCTATTCTTGTATACTGCACAAGTCCTCTCATAGTTGTGTACATGGCCAAAGAAAACCAAATCCACCTACTCAACCAAAAACCAAAACATGCTACTATGGTTAGTGTATTGTGGtcagctggtcatttcttttcatACCAGCCTGAGGTAGTTAAGTTTCAGTTCCAAGCGTGATTTCTTACCTGGTGCTTGAGCAAGAGTGGCTCAACGGAGGCTACAAATGTTAGATCTACATTAACTGGAATTCCGACATGGGATGAGTACATCGGTCTATGCCTGCAATTTTCATTGAAGTATGGTGATTATGTTTCTTGGATCTGAATAGCACATATTACAGGTTTAAGAGAAACAAAGTATAAAATGAAAGGACTCTTGTTGGGTCCGCATGATCTGTCCATAGACAAGCTACTTGAAAACATACTTATGTAACAAAACTCACCCAATGAAAATTAtccacggtgtcctcgatctattGACTGATGACAAATCTTGATTCATCCATTTGTACTATTCAAACAATAAACTTTTCAGAGAAACAATACATATATTTCGAAGTCTGAACAATACATGAAAAGTTCCAATTGATTATATACCTGCTCCGACATCTCTGACCACTTATGCTCAGTTGACATCACGACAAAGTGAACGCTCCCTTGCTCAATTGAATACCATGGCTTATCCTTACTAACAGCTGGCATGCAGAAATATGACTCATATGCAACTTCACATTCGCCACCTGAATCTGGGGTCACATATACAGAACCAGTCTCGGCATAATCCCTGAGGAAGACAATGCAAGTTCATGGTCAATGATGGTGCATTTCACAATTCAATTCAATTGTTCAGATTACACTGCAAACATAAGATTTTAAAAGTATCAATTACCTTTCATGATTACCAATAGTGGTCATGTAGGGAACTCGAGAAGCGACTGGTGCTATGAGGTTTAGGAAGAAATCCCATTCAACCAAACGCCAGGTCGTTTGAGGCGAAGACGCACACCACGCCAGCTGGATACACCCCAATAATAAAGAAACCCTACTCCTAGCCTGAGAACTAAGAAACAGTACCTCGCGTTTGCCACGACGGGGACGTGGTCGGCGCTGGTGAAAGCGGCGGCGAGGAGGATGCCCCAGCGGCGACCGGATCCGGCTCCATCACTGCGATCTGTGAGGCTATATAGAAGGGATTAGGATTGGGCAAATTGAATTTCGCATGGGAGGATGTCTTTGTACTTGACGATTGCTTAAGCTTGCCATCAGGGACATCTGCGACAAACAAGCAAAAGCATGAACCTGTGTCACTTGCTTCTTCTCGCAGAGCAGGAAGCCAGCAGGGAAAAAAGACGAAGAATAAATCAGATGTAGAGCCAACCTGGCTGGCGAGGAGGATGCCCCAGCGGCAACCAGATCCGGCTCCATCGCTGCGATCTGGTGGTCAGGGACGAGGGCATCCTCATCGCTGCGATCTAGTGGCCTGTTGAAGGAGGTTGAACTCCGTGAGTGGGGCATGGACCTCCGCTGGAGAGCGAGGGACGCGAGCATGATGTTGCGGAGGCTTACCGTGATGAATGAGGAGGCAACAGAAGGGCACTCAAGGGCGTCATCATCCCCAGTCACGCGGGTGGCGAATCAGGCCATGGTTGTCGAGTCCCCGGCCTCCATCATGGAGGCTTGGAGGGGATAGAGGTGCTCCAAGCATACTCTTCGCTAAGATCTGGTATGCCGCTGCGCAAGCCGGAACAGGGACTCTGAGAGAGAAATGATGGACCTGGTTGGCTCGCCAGCGGACGTCCCTCGGCGGTGAGGGGCTCGCCAGCGGAGGTCCCACAGCGGGGCGAGCGTCGGAGGAGGGGCGGTGAGGCGGATGGTTATCGGAGCCCCCTCGCCTCCCGATAGGATGTCGCACACCTGCACGCGCGGGGCCGGCGCCAGGAGGGTTCGGGGCTagggcgggggcgggggtggGGTGGTTGGCCGAGAGGGAGACACGGGTGTGCGCCGCCGCTTTTAAGGGGGACGCGTTGGATCGAGCTAGGTTGGCGGATCGCAATGGGAACGGTGGGACGGCGGAGTTGGTTGAGGAGCTCCCGCGCGCGAACCCATGGCGAGTTGAGGAATTCATGGCACGGCCACGCGGAGAGCTCGGCGCGATGGAGGCATTTGTTGGCAGAGGTGGCGACCACAATCGACGCCGGGAAAGCAGAGGCGACGGTGTGGCGATGAGGACGTCGAGGATGGGGCAGACGCGCGATGAGGACGCGGAGCGGCTGTCGCGGCGGCGGAGGCGGGCGGGGGCATCACGAGCAAgtgacaagcgagggcacactgTACCAATTTGCTATCTGGGCCGCACCAAACATCGCTGGAATACGGGCCACATGAAGATTTTAGCCCAGGACACCATCATTGTTTGTGGTGCTTTCTTTACTATTGTGGTTAGTGCCATACCGGCTAGTGAAACAGGCAGAGAACGGCTTATAAGCGTTGGTGCAGCCCCAAATGTTAACTTGCTAGTGGCTCAATGACGTTGGTAGAGAACGATTTAGGTAATGTTGTAGATATTTGTTTTGCTTGGCGAGGAAATTGGCCTGCTGGGTTGCATGCGTTGGGAGGGCGAGGGAGCAGAGCTGCGCGTTGGGCCCGACGTGGGAGGCTgggaggcagaaccgtgcaccatccGGGGTGTGGACGTCTACACTCTCCTCTTATATAGTAGTAGagattaattattaatttgtacatatATAATTATGTATACGTGTGTATAAACTTGTGATTGCAGATCATAATCTATGTTTTTTTACGTGTATGTATACCATTATTTACACTGTTGTAGACCCTTAAATATATCAACGACGTGTATGGGCATAGCATTAATGTACTAGTTAACTTTTTGGGAAATAAAAGAGAATTTAAACTAATTAATGTTTTATTTCAGAagcatctttgttttctaaagtgCACATTTAACAAATATATAAAAAATATTCCTCATGCTGTATTTTTTCTGATTGTGCATTAAACTCAAGCTTTTTATGTTTAAAACAAACTTAGCCTTGAATTCAAAAATGAGATTTGAAAATATAGGAccaaaagaatgaaaaagaatgaaaaagaaaaagataaaagaaaggggTTACTGGCTGTTCTGGGCCGAAACCACGGCCGGACCATCTCAGCTTCGCCTTCTTACGCGGCCCATTTGTGAACAACACACGCAGACAGGTGGGCCCGGCCTACACGTCGCGCGTGCGCACTCAAGTACTCTCTAACGCTGACATGGCGAGCCCACACACCAGCGACCCACTACCCCGCACGCTCACTGCTCCGGATGGCCCGCACGCCAGTGGTCGCGCGTGCCCTCTCCGGCTCTTGCCACAAACTACGCTGCCAATCGGGCCCCGCTGGTCAGCCATAACTTCATCGTGCCACGTCACTGACTCGTGggtactaccggaatccgaggctttgccgagtgtcggcctctttgccgagtgccttttgtcgggcactcggtaaagaaggctttgccgagagccgcactcggtaaagttcgGCTCTCGGTAACGTGCCgctttaccgagtgcaggacactcggcacaggaacACACTCGGCGAAGACATGTTTGTCAAGTGtccaacactcgacaaagaaggcgctcggcaaaggaccgtcagcggccgtcctaaAGCTGACGGTCGTCAGTCTTTGCTGAGAGCCGAGGactggcttctttgccgagtgccaaatactgggcactcggcaaagaaggctttgccgagtgtcttctatagacactcggcaaaccatatttttgttttttacattttggccaccaaactttttgtgttaTGTTCCTAcattatgtagacctacatgtaccattttgggacaattataacagtgtttgcaatagctagtagatttagtttgtttatttgaattttttcggaaaattcagatttgaactgcaggtcactcgaaacttggaaaacagtGCATGAAAAACTGATAtctatgctacttagcacaagttacgaccgatttcaggagcggaccggaaacttcgagcaccatgctcacttaacatggtcgtgaacttgccatccaggtgtttacaaattgtataaaacacaaacaaattcagaaaatcatgaaacctgtccacgtgtcatgatatcatatgtggaggctgtgataaaaatttgaaaaaatttcgagaaagctgtgatgcactatgtgtacaaacctaagagatccacattgaaactctattatttcatgtgtagttctcttaggtttctacacatactgtctcacaactttctccaaacattctaaattttttatcacaacctctacatatgatatcatggcacgtggacatgtttcatgattttctgagtttgtttgtgttttatacaatttttaaacacctggatggcaagttcacggccatgttgagtgagcatggtgctcgaagttttcggTCCGCTCCTTAAAtcagtcgtaacttgtgctaagtagcatggatatcatttttgcatgcacggttttccaagtttcgagtgacctgcagttcaaatatgaattttccgaagaaatgcaaataaacaaactaaatctactagatatTGAAAACACGGTTATAATTGTCcccaaatggtacatgtaggtctacatagcgtaggaacaaaccacaaaaagtttggtggacaAAAAATATACAAatgtactttgtcgagtgtcagctggttgacactcggcaaagtatgctttgccgagtgccggttgggtgacactcggcaacgaagtGTAAATtaatctttgctgagtgtcacctGGGCGACACTCAATAAagactactttgccgagtgtccccgatctggcactcggcaaagcgtattttttttaaaaaaatctttgccgagtgccagatcacgggcactcagCAAAGCACGCGTACATAGCAACTGTCAGGCTTTTCtttctcactctctcactctctTCTCACTATGCACGCCGCGCCGCGCCGTCGCCGCCTCCCCCTCCAACGCCGACCGCCGCGTCCTCCACCGCCGGCCGCCGCGCGCCGTGCCTCGCCCACGCCCCCGGCCGCTGCCCGCGCCCACGCACGCTGCCGTCTTGCGGCCaccgtgaaagtcgcctagaggggggtgaatagggcgaatctgaaatttataaacttaagcacaactacaagccgggttagcgttagaaatattaacgagtccgagagagagggcgaaaaacaaatcgtaagcaaataaggagtgagacacaagaatttgttttaccgaggttcggttcttgcaaacctactccccgttgaggtggtcacaaagaccgggtctctttcaaccctttccctctctcaaacggtcactaagaccgagtgagcttctcttctcaatcaaacgggacacaaagtccccgcaaggaccaccacacaattggtgtctcttgccttggttacaattgagttgatcacaagaaagaatgagaaaaagaagcaatccaagcgcaagagctcaaatgaacacaagtcactctctcactagtcactatttgatttggaatgaactatggacttgggagaggatttgatctctttgatgtgtcttgtattgaatgctatagctcttgtaaggtgtaggaagttggaaaacttggatgcaatgaatggtggggtggttggggtatttatagccccaaccaccaaaagtggccgttgggaggctgtctgtcgcatggcgcaccggacagtccggtgcgccaccggacactgtccggtgcgccagccacgtcagccggccgttgggttctgaccgttggagctctgactggtggggcctctgggctgtccggtggtgcaccagacaggtcctgtagactgtccggtgccccttctgcgcgtgctctgactctggcgcgcattgtagcgcatttaatgtggttgcagtcgaccgttggcgcgaagtagtcgttgctccgctggcacaccggacagtccggtgcattatagcggagcggcctcccattttcccgaaggtagcgagttcagcgtcaagttccctggtgcaccggacactgtccggtggcacaccggacagtccgatgcgccagaccagggtgccttttgggatgtctttatctctctttgtttgaacccatctttggtcttttcattggcttgttgtgaacctttggcacctgtaaaacttatagactagagcaaactagttagtccaattatttgtgttgggcaattcaaccaccaaaatcaatttaggaaaaggtgtaagcctatttccctttcaatctccccctttttggtgattgatgccaacacaaaccaaagcaaatatagaaatgcataattgaactagtttgcataattgtaagtgcaaaggttgcttggaatgaaaccaatatattctcataagatgtgcatggattttttctttttctttttcaacattttggaccacgcttgcaccacatgttttgtttttgcaaatgcttttgtaaattctttgcaaagtccttttgcaaatggtcaaaggatacatgaataagattttgagaagcattttcaagatttgaattttctccccctgtttcaaatgcttttcctttgactaaacaaaactcccctttagtgaaatcctcctcttagtgttcaagagggttttgcaattttcgaagatactactttctcccccttttgaacacaataagatatcaatttgagaatctttattttaaaattaggtggtgttgcggtccttttgctttgggcatactttctccccctttggcatgaatcgccaaaaacggatacttgagtgaaatataagcccttttctaTAACTACTtgctcccctttggcaaacaaaatatgagtgaagattataccaacgaaggatgagtaatttgatggagtggagtggaagcctttgtcttcgccgaagactccatttccctttcaatctatgacttgttttgaaatattcttgaaaacacattagtcatagcatataaaagagatatgatcaaaggtatattaatgagctatgtgtgcaaaacatcaaaagaaattcctagaatcaagaatatttagctcatgcctaagtttggtaaatgtttgttcatctagtggcttggtgtcacacccggctttaagaaacaaagccaggtgcatctcatacatgcgccaagaagacaacatatataataacagagtgtatagagataaatgtcacaaaacatcagagtacttattatatagcggaagacttattacaaaataaaaggataaacataaaatgaactaaggatcgtcggcgccaatgtcaactgagaaacgccacctagatcatatcaaactcctcgcctcgtggctcctcctgaaccacttgttcttctcctgtggggggtgtgagacagcaagagtaagctcacatacgttcatcgctcaacaagtcgtggggaataatgtgacatgaactcaccaaaggtgggagctcatggagtataaggcttatcaaagagaatggttaaagctgagcattgcttttaagtagttggtcaaaattttattagcaattactaagtgtaagtaaataccaaaccttaaataaagtaatagaacaaattaataataaacccatgcatatgcaaatgacaaaattgaatttaagttccataatttaatcatcagagagtcctgagcagctcatgaccgtgagctcggctagtataccagttttacactctgcagaggttgtaccctttacccacaagtcatgttacccatctgccaaggggtcgtgactcccatacacctctaccaaggaagcgaggcagggcaacactacgaggcctttacaaagttccactagcttccgacaacccgctatagtttatgggaagagcacttgcaagaatcccccgtctgaccgccatcgcagctaaatcaacccgagaacctccttgcatgcaactcccctactacccttgcccctttcgggtaaggtagtcttccactagctttcctaattagtcagccaagggcgtcccattaattccttgtggtggcacgtgttactcaagttaagctctatgttccaattaacattaatgatcttgacatgaacataaatagaataacaaaaaattggaacatagatataataaatgattatcccaaaaccatgtaaagcaatagcaaaactacccaagtgattcaggggtaaacaaggtaatgagataaacaatctacggtgacctatcgggtcccatcaaaattaacctatgcatgaataaatggtattaaagaacattgttgggtaaaaagtggtcaaaggcacaacttgccttcaatgagctcccgctcagctacttcaacctgctgctcaccaggatcctcggtcacgggctcttctactcgccacaatacaaacaaacacagtgcatatagagaaattaacattacaccaaacatgtaaacaaaatacataaaaaTATTCTAcctattaaaataaaatcctaggaacagaaatcataatttttggagttataggttttaagatatgaatttctaaaggttttatgtggttgaaataggattaagtgggaaattaaatttcttattgttttcatgaccaaatagaggctctaagtgatagagaataaaattacaaaattttaggaactggaatggagtaatttggagttcatatgcattttctatgaattattgaagttctagccattattttcctattaaaaatccatttataaattattttataatgttctggactgggccacaAATCCAGATAAACCTAGGGGCTAAACCACACTTATTCCCCAGACTTAGAGTAATCCgaaggtggacggcgggttctatttccaAAAGGTACAGGGTCTCTTATGCAAAATGgcctggccgaaggggtacgggtgtCGTTGGACCGTTGGATCCACAGTCGAGGGCACGGATTAGATCTAGAGTGCGCCGAAACGGTACGCTCGGTGGAACGTCGGATCTACGATCGAGGGTTAGACTTTAATGAAGCGCGATCACTTTCAGCACCGTCCCTTGACCGATCAACGGCCAAGATTTCAGGCGCAACAGGGAAAATGTTAACCTCTAATCGCAGCCGCACATCACAGGATGAGCGGCGGAAACCTCACCTCCAACCCGACAGCACCCCAGCGGTGGAGCTCAGCTCCCCGCGGCGGCTGGTTCACCGGCGAGCACGAAATCCGGTACCTAACCGCCCCCATCTAGAAATTGATTGGTACAAAACCGAGAGGGGATTAAGGCGAATCTGCAGAGAGGGGTCTCACCGGAGTTAGCGACGCAAAGATGCCCGACCACGGCGCGGTGTGGATCCGCGGCAGCGCAGGAGCAACGGCGAGGAATCGGCGGCGCACAGGTGCTCTCCCATGCCTCAAACTGCCACCAGAGGGTTCGCGACGGGTTGGTGATGCCCCAAAGCCATCATCCACGCAGCAGTCGCCCCAGCAAGCAATGGTCCACGGCGGCGGCGGTTTTCTTCTCGGCTCTGCTTCACAGATGGCGAAATCGGTTCTCAGTGGTGGAGTAAAACTTCCTGGCGGCGAGCGGTTTAGCAGGGCGAGAGGGGGAAAGAGGTGCGCGCGGTCTAGGAGTCGCCCCGCCCCTTATCAATGCGAGGCCCGGTCAACCAGAAATCCCGCGCATGTCGCGGTTGGTTCAGCCCATCCGATCGCTGCGGGAGCGTTGGGGAAGAAGACCCTGACCGGGGGAGCCGCGACGCAGCGACACACGCGCGAGCCGCGCGAAGGAACCGGAGAGGCTGACAGCGGGCCCCGCCATGTCAGCGACAGTAACAGCGCGGAAGTGGAGTGGGCTGCACGGTATAATTTCTTGGTGGGCCGAAATGGGGTGCTGAGGCCCAGTTAGGGGTTTTATTCATTTTCTCTTTTATATTTttacttttcccttttcttttctcatttaAATTCGAATTTAAATCCTAAATTTGAATTTATAAATGTGAAGTTCATACTTAAATCCACTGTATAATTTCAAATACCAATAGGAACCTGGTTGGATTATTTTACATTTGTTTGTTCTTATATGTAAGCATTTTCTTCTCTTGTTTCAATTCTAGAATTTTCCTTTAGGATTTAAATTCTAATTTGGGTATTAACATATTTATTTTTTACATTTTTGTCACAAAATGCTCACAAcataaaatctcagcatgatgcatattccatTTTAGTACCATTTATTTTAACTAATCACTCTTACATATAGGTATGCTCTTGTTATGATGAATATATGACACATAAAATAGGGAGATCAACTATATTCCCTTGTATACATTTTTGGATATTacacttggtaaagatatcggctaattgttccttggtgttaatatatgcaatatcgatatcccccttttgttggtgatcccttagaaaatgataccgaatgactatgtgtttattgcggctatgttcaacgggattatccgccatgcggattgcactctcattatcacatagaagaggaactttggttagtttgtaaccatagtccctaaggttttgcctcatccaaagcaattgcgcgcaacaatggcctgcggcaatatactcggcttcggcggtagaaagagctacgaaattttgcttctttgaagcccaagacaccagagaccttcccaagaactggcaagtcactgatgtgctctttctattaattttacaccctgcccaatcggcatccgaataaccaattaaatcaaatatggatcccttagggtaccaaaggccaaacttaggagtataaaccaaatatctcaagattcgttttacagccctaaggtgagcttccttag is a genomic window of Zea mays cultivar B73 chromosome 5, Zm-B73-REFERENCE-NAM-5.0, whole genome shotgun sequence containing:
- the LOC103628326 gene encoding probable inactive purple acid phosphatase 24, with the protein product MNSSTRHGFARGSSSTNSAVPPFPLRSANLARSNASPLKAAAHTRVSLSANHPTPAPALAPNPPGAGPARADVPDGKLKQSSNRSDGAGSGRRWGILLAAAFTSADHVPVVLAWCASSPQTTWRLVEWDFFLNLIAPVASRVPYMTTIGNHERDYAETGSVYVTPDSGGECEVAYESYFCMPAVSKDKPWYSIEQGSVHFVVMSTEHKWSEMSEQYKWMNQDLSSVNRSRTPWIIFIGHRPMYSSHVGIPVNVDLTFVASVEPLLLKHQVDLVFFGHVHNYERTCAVYKNRCKGKPKKDASGIDTYDKCKYTAPVHATVRAGGFSLDKFPRIVLNKWSLSRVSEFGYARVHATRGDMLVQFVSSRTMEVLDQFRIVKPDPARRLRNKPV